Proteins encoded within one genomic window of Arachis ipaensis cultivar K30076 chromosome B08, Araip1.1, whole genome shotgun sequence:
- the LOC110265717 gene encoding uncharacterized protein LOC110265717, which yields MPNFVGDPSVVKTKGVPKGKKERDKRRYTKYNSAGHVKNKCPVRNDGNDLGDKTGSGTQASFGTEEKLPEDPMASQETLAVPNTEVNASVQQEFGLGDSGLINGHKTPIPPYGSHQWLLQV from the exons ATGCCAAACTTTGTTGGTGACCCTTCAGTGGTCAAGACAAAAGGAGTACCCAAGGGGAAAAAGGAGAGGGATAAAAGAAGGTACACTAAATACAACAGTGCTGGTCATGTAAAGAATAAATGTCCTGTGAGGAATGACGGTAACGATTTGGGTGATAAGACTGGTAGTGGCACGCAAGCTAGCTTTGGTACCGAAGAG AAGCTTCCCGAGGACCCTATGGCTTCTCAAGAGACATTAGCAGTGCCAAATACAGAAGTAAATGCATCTGTGCAGCAAGAGTTTGGGCTAGGGGATTCAGGATTAATTAATGGCCATAAGACTCCCATCCCACCGTATGGAAGTCATCAGTGGCTATTACAGGTATAA